In Cytobacillus sp. IB215665, one genomic interval encodes:
- a CDS encoding cytochrome ubiquinol oxidase subunit I, whose amino-acid sequence MVNEEAVFFSRILTELTLSVHIIFATIGVGVPLMIMIAQWVGIKKQDEHYILLARRWTRGFVITVAVGVVTGTAIGLQLSLLWPNFMELAGNVIALPLFLETFAFFFEAIFLGIYLYTWDRFENQRKHLLLLLPVAIGASFSAIFITIVNAFMNAPQGFDIVEGELVNIQPLLAMFNPAMPTKVAHVLTTAYMTSAFVLASMAAFRMLKGSNHEYHKKSLFLTMKLGLVFSLASAIIGDFSGKYLAEYQPEKLAAAEWHFDTKSEAPLVLYGVLNDEEVKYSLNIPYALSILAFGFPSAEVIGLDQIPEDEIPPLYIHYLFDLMITIGILLTILSSVYLIAIWKKWNFILTKWFRWMVVLGGPLAMIAIEVGWWFTEVGRQPWILYQLMRTNNAATTTEHVDKMLYAFSGLYVVLTISSIIVLSQMFKKNTVEQELSDRALEKAGGSV is encoded by the coding sequence ATGGTAAATGAAGAGGCAGTCTTTTTTAGTCGTATATTGACGGAGTTAACCCTATCAGTACATATTATTTTTGCAACAATAGGTGTTGGTGTTCCACTTATGATTATGATCGCACAGTGGGTAGGAATAAAGAAACAAGATGAACACTACATTCTTTTAGCAAGAAGGTGGACACGTGGCTTTGTTATTACAGTTGCAGTTGGTGTAGTTACAGGGACTGCAATTGGCTTACAACTATCACTTTTATGGCCAAACTTTATGGAGCTTGCAGGTAATGTCATTGCGTTACCATTATTTTTAGAAACATTCGCCTTTTTCTTTGAAGCGATATTTCTTGGAATCTATTTATACACATGGGATCGTTTTGAAAATCAGCGAAAACATTTGTTATTGTTATTACCTGTTGCTATCGGGGCTTCCTTTTCCGCTATTTTTATAACGATTGTAAATGCATTTATGAATGCTCCACAAGGGTTTGATATTGTAGAAGGAGAACTTGTCAACATTCAACCTTTATTAGCAATGTTTAACCCAGCAATGCCTACGAAGGTTGCACATGTGTTGACAACAGCCTATATGACATCAGCATTTGTCTTAGCATCAATGGCTGCCTTTCGGATGCTTAAAGGATCAAATCATGAATATCATAAAAAGTCGTTGTTTTTAACTATGAAACTTGGTCTAGTGTTTTCACTTGCTTCGGCTATAATTGGTGACTTCTCTGGAAAGTATCTAGCAGAATATCAACCTGAAAAGCTAGCTGCAGCTGAATGGCATTTTGACACAAAAAGTGAAGCTCCACTCGTTTTATACGGAGTTTTAAATGATGAGGAAGTGAAGTATAGCTTAAACATACCTTATGCACTTAGTATATTAGCTTTTGGTTTCCCAAGTGCTGAAGTAATTGGGCTAGATCAAATTCCTGAAGATGAAATACCACCACTTTATATTCATTATTTATTCGATTTAATGATTACCATAGGGATTTTATTAACAATTTTATCAAGCGTTTACTTAATAGCCATTTGGAAGAAATGGAATTTTATTTTGACGAAATGGTTCCGGTGGATGGTGGTACTTGGTGGACCTTTAGCAATGATTGCTATCGAAGTAGGTTGGTGGTTTACAGAAGTCGGCCGACAGCCGTGGATACTATATCAACTTATGCGAACAAATAATGCAGCAACTACAACTGAACATGTTGATAAAATGCTATATGCATTTTCAGGGTTATATGTAGTTTTAACAATAAGTAGTATCATCGTTCTTTCACAAATGTTCAAAAAAAATACAGTTGAACAAGAATTGTCAGATCGAGCACTAGAGAAAGCAGGTGGCTCAGTATGA
- a CDS encoding OsmC family protein, producing MSNKLNIIVNARSEGLTIKNKAGKHEFIIDEGKQMGGRDLGPNPLQAVLGALAACENVTARVVAREMNFDFKDMELKISGKFDPRGFMGSPHTRPYFEAVKVDVKIMTTEPEGRINELQHKVESRCPVYTMLKAAQVEMIDSWQKA from the coding sequence ATGTCAAACAAATTAAACATTATTGTAAACGCACGTTCAGAGGGTCTGACAATTAAGAATAAAGCTGGTAAGCACGAATTTATCATAGATGAAGGTAAACAAATGGGTGGAAGAGATTTAGGGCCAAACCCACTTCAAGCAGTGCTAGGTGCGCTAGCAGCTTGCGAAAATGTTACAGCACGTGTAGTAGCAAGAGAAATGAACTTTGATTTTAAAGATATGGAACTGAAAATCAGTGGGAAATTTGATCCACGCGGATTTATGGGTAGCCCACATACCCGTCCATATTTTGAAGCTGTTAAGGTAGATGTTAAAATCATGACAACTGAACCCGAAGGTAGAATAAATGAGCTTCAACATAAAGTAGAATCTCGGTGTCCTGTATACACGATGCTCAAGGCTGCACAAGTAGAAATGATTGACTCTTGGCAAAAAGCATAG
- a CDS encoding DUF2785 domain-containing protein → MNEVKQLKPLLQKIKSNNWSVPTDVNLDQLTTAMMKHLGSTDSELRDELIFSLFQELIRGKNLSDHQLKALLKLSLSDQHLFYNVGAKEDDTVFNRAFAILVVSSVVMYHNQNGENLLTEEEILHVHKNVLCYARLENDVRGFVENKGWAHSTAHLADALNELAVCKVMQKIQLVDMLEAVKEKVCFKDYTYINEEDERLITAVTSIIERNILSDEDITTWIKQFDNIEQIKNTQQQHCLLVNRKNFLRSLYFRFKQNEVCQPFTTPIETVLNNICFVY, encoded by the coding sequence ATGAATGAAGTTAAACAACTAAAACCTTTACTACAAAAAATTAAGTCCAATAACTGGAGTGTACCAACAGATGTAAATTTAGACCAATTAACAACTGCAATGATGAAACATCTGGGATCAACAGATTCAGAATTAAGAGATGAACTGATTTTTTCTCTTTTTCAAGAGTTGATAAGAGGAAAAAACTTATCAGATCATCAATTAAAAGCTTTATTGAAGCTGTCATTGTCTGATCAACATTTGTTTTATAACGTAGGGGCAAAAGAAGATGATACAGTTTTTAATAGGGCATTTGCTATTTTAGTAGTCAGTTCAGTTGTTATGTACCATAATCAAAATGGAGAAAATTTGCTGACAGAAGAAGAAATTCTTCATGTACATAAAAATGTTTTATGCTATGCAAGACTTGAAAATGATGTACGAGGATTTGTGGAAAATAAGGGATGGGCTCACTCTACAGCACATTTAGCAGACGCACTTAATGAACTAGCAGTTTGTAAAGTTATGCAAAAAATTCAGCTAGTTGATATGCTAGAAGCTGTGAAAGAAAAAGTATGTTTTAAAGACTATACATATATTAACGAAGAGGATGAGCGTTTAATTACTGCAGTAACAAGTATTATAGAGAGGAATATATTGAGTGATGAAGATATTACTACTTGGATAAAGCAATTTGATAATATTGAACAAATAAAAAACACTCAGCAACAGCATTGTCTGTTAGTAAATCGAAAAAACTTTTTACGTAGTTTATATTTCAGGTTCAAGCAAAATGAGGTTTGCCAACCGTTTACTACACCAATTGAAACTGTTTTAAACAATATTTGTTTTGTTTATTAA
- a CDS encoding putative quinol monooxygenase, with translation MIIIHAVTHVNPAKEEAFLKDIRSLITASRAEGGNISYDLMKDTEKESVYTMVEAWKDIEAVNSHNASEHFTYFTSKATEYLIAPLDVKIYDAKQLEM, from the coding sequence ATGATTATTATTCATGCTGTGACTCATGTAAACCCTGCGAAGGAAGAAGCATTTCTTAAAGATATTCGTTCATTAATTACTGCCTCTAGAGCAGAAGGTGGAAATATTTCCTATGACCTAATGAAAGATACCGAAAAGGAAAGTGTGTATACAATGGTAGAAGCTTGGAAAGATATAGAGGCTGTTAACAGCCATAACGCAAGTGAACACTTTACATATTTTACGAGCAAGGCAACAGAATATCTCATTGCGCCACTGGACGTGAAGATTTATGATGCTAAACAATTAGAAATGTAA
- a CDS encoding SRPBCC family protein has translation MMIKVTTYHSVKREIFINAKPEKVWKALTIGEERNKWETKSCKIELKVGGKFTADYGWGVAHSATIVEIVENKRLIMEDENNGKTIWTVTPQNNGSLVTLEFNGLWTGDLGMMEMENSSFGQYQFMRNMKSVIENKEDIRHLFWNSWIGMQHKTIVQEGIKAREIVKIVPNTPADGVLRVGDVITSVNEQTVTTYDDLERVITETIPQQEIKLTLKRDDKTKDVYLLTVPYGSTKSPTPSK, from the coding sequence ATGATGATTAAAGTGACAACATATCATTCTGTGAAAAGAGAGATATTTATTAATGCTAAACCAGAAAAAGTATGGAAGGCTTTAACAATCGGTGAGGAACGTAATAAGTGGGAAACAAAAAGTTGTAAAATCGAGTTGAAAGTAGGTGGAAAATTTACTGCAGATTACGGATGGGGTGTAGCTCATAGTGCTACAATAGTTGAAATTGTAGAAAACAAGCGACTCATTATGGAAGATGAAAATAATGGCAAAACAATTTGGACAGTAACCCCTCAAAATAATGGTAGCTTAGTTACGCTAGAGTTCAATGGATTATGGACTGGAGACTTAGGAATGATGGAAATGGAAAATAGCTCTTTCGGTCAATACCAATTCATGAGAAATATGAAAAGTGTTATTGAAAACAAAGAGGATATTCGCCATTTATTTTGGAACAGCTGGATAGGTATGCAGCACAAAACAATAGTACAAGAGGGCATTAAAGCGAGAGAAATCGTTAAGATTGTTCCAAACACTCCGGCTGATGGAGTACTTCGAGTCGGAGATGTCATTACTTCAGTAAATGAACAAACCGTAACAACATATGATGATCTAGAAAGAGTGATTACTGAAACGATTCCACAGCAAGAAATAAAGTTAACTTTAAAACGAGATGATAAAACAAAGGATGTGTATTTGTTAACAGTACCATACGGAAGTACAAAGTCACCTACGCCATCAAAGTAA
- a CDS encoding SAM-dependent methyltransferase → MSIVEQSTKLDLERIIFIGRTFKEYMDMFSFSEDDLSSKKILDCPAGACSFAAIGEKVGLNITACDIVYDHSVESLKGKGSRDIAHTMKHMEQAKGNYIWNYFGNVEGLKKHRVSALNDCTSHMKLSSNRYIPAELPTLPFANEQFDITLSAHFLFMYADRLDYDFHIATINELLRVTKDEVRIFPLVDLEGNRFEQLDRIINYLTVQGYKVDELSSKYEFQKNANSMLKIIK, encoded by the coding sequence TTGAGTATAGTTGAGCAAAGTACAAAATTGGATTTAGAAAGAATTATATTTATTGGGAGAACATTCAAAGAATACATGGATATGTTTTCATTCTCTGAAGATGATTTAAGTAGTAAAAAAATACTAGATTGTCCTGCTGGCGCATGCTCTTTTGCAGCAATAGGGGAAAAGGTAGGTTTGAATATTACTGCTTGTGATATTGTCTATGACCATTCAGTTGAATCCCTAAAAGGGAAAGGTTCGAGAGACATAGCACACACAATGAAGCATATGGAACAAGCTAAAGGTAATTATATTTGGAATTATTTCGGTAATGTAGAAGGTTTAAAAAAGCATCGGGTAAGTGCTCTAAATGACTGTACAAGTCACATGAAACTATCAAGTAATCGATACATTCCAGCTGAATTACCAACATTACCATTTGCAAATGAACAGTTCGATATAACGTTATCTGCGCATTTTCTGTTTATGTATGCAGATAGATTAGATTACGATTTTCATATTGCGACTATAAATGAACTATTACGAGTAACAAAAGATGAAGTTCGAATCTTTCCGTTAGTAGATTTAGAAGGTAACCGATTTGAACAGTTAGATAGGATCATCAACTATCTTACAGTGCAAGGTTATAAGGTTGATGAACTCAGTAGTAAGTATGAATTCCAAAAAAATGCTAATTCAATGCTGAAGATAATAAAATAA
- a CDS encoding arsenic resistance protein, which yields MRMIYTFPQRFLHLSIPLTLVLGFIIGVSINTSFLKPTILYATILMIYTSLVGLKLKELSSFKGSKILLYSMIINFILIPAIALLIGKTLLNEYPNMFAGLVLLALLPTSGMTISWTSMQKGNVHAAIKLTVFSLILGSLLTPLYLLIMVGEFININMFEIFSTILLVVFIPMILGHITFKLILKKYTLNQFQQKIKPNITPLSIWSMLYVVFVSISMKAEMIVTKPQLIIIALIVLMLFYLVNYIISTIIAKRLLNRSDGIALVNGVALRNLSIAVGLAATSFGADAALIVTIAFIVQQQGHVYYVKYAKKYWFNQQQQKTLTQRTTIG from the coding sequence ATGAGAATGATATATACTTTTCCACAAAGGTTTCTACATTTAAGTATTCCATTAACTTTGGTACTAGGTTTTATCATAGGGGTTTCTATTAATACGAGCTTTTTAAAACCAACAATATTATATGCAACAATTTTGATGATTTATACATCGTTGGTTGGTTTAAAGTTGAAAGAATTATCCTCATTTAAGGGGTCTAAAATTTTATTATATTCTATGATTATCAACTTTATTTTAATTCCAGCAATTGCACTATTAATAGGGAAAACGTTATTAAATGAATATCCTAATATGTTTGCTGGTTTAGTGTTATTGGCACTATTACCGACAAGTGGTATGACTATTTCATGGACATCCATGCAAAAAGGGAACGTTCATGCTGCGATAAAATTAACAGTCTTTAGCTTAATACTAGGTTCGTTGTTAACACCGTTATATTTACTAATAATGGTTGGAGAATTTATTAATATTAATATGTTTGAAATTTTCAGCACCATATTATTAGTTGTTTTTATACCTATGATATTGGGACATATTACGTTCAAATTAATATTAAAAAAATATACTTTGAATCAATTTCAGCAGAAAATTAAACCTAATATAACACCATTAAGTATATGGTCAATGCTGTATGTGGTATTTGTAAGTATCAGTATGAAGGCAGAAATGATTGTTACCAAGCCACAGCTAATCATAATTGCACTTATCGTTTTAATGTTATTTTATCTAGTAAACTATATTATTAGCACAATAATTGCGAAGAGGCTTTTAAATCGTTCAGATGGGATTGCTTTAGTGAATGGGGTAGCGCTAAGAAACCTTTCAATTGCAGTAGGTTTAGCAGCGACATCTTTCGGTGCTGATGCAGCACTAATCGTTACGATAGCTTTTATTGTTCAGCAACAAGGTCATGTTTATTATGTTAAATATGCGAAGAAGTATTGGTTTAATCAACAACAGCAAAAAACATTGACACAAAGAACAACAATTGGATAG
- a CDS encoding serine hydrolase has translation MINVKAILEEYKGEYGAVVYCTKTNALICSYHADFIIPLASVGKVLVGYAVAKLIEEGLLSWNSMINNVSFDPKEDSHIIYPHLQKRTNLPLSTMIEVMIACHDNVLANHIVSYIGGLEKVNAKLRDENFNSFNLTKNPQDTQNCGSINDLLSILIKIYDGYLTQPELFTPLITGMVRQQEAHRQIPKQYLAHMTGGLHDLILDIGILGHFSKDPYLYVIGGNNVPNRLKNSESDDKVAHVLLNVYRDWKKNLVHHNAIN, from the coding sequence ATGATTAATGTGAAAGCTATTCTTGAAGAATATAAAGGGGAATATGGTGCTGTTGTTTATTGTACTAAAACGAATGCTCTTATTTGTTCTTATCATGCAGATTTTATTATACCTTTAGCTTCAGTAGGTAAAGTTTTAGTGGGGTATGCAGTTGCAAAGTTGATCGAAGAAGGCCTTTTATCGTGGAATTCAATGATCAATAATGTAAGCTTTGACCCTAAAGAAGACAGCCATATTATTTACCCCCACCTTCAAAAAAGAACTAATTTACCGTTAAGTACTATGATTGAAGTCATGATAGCTTGTCACGATAACGTCTTAGCAAACCATATCGTTTCATACATCGGTGGTTTGGAGAAAGTAAACGCTAAACTAAGGGATGAGAACTTCAATAGTTTCAATCTTACTAAAAATCCACAAGATACTCAAAACTGCGGGTCAATAAATGACTTACTTTCTATTTTAATAAAGATTTACGATGGTTATCTAACACAACCAGAATTATTTACACCACTTATTACAGGTATGGTCAGGCAGCAGGAGGCTCATCGTCAAATACCAAAACAATACCTTGCCCATATGACTGGTGGTTTACATGATTTAATCTTGGATATAGGCATCTTAGGTCATTTCTCAAAAGACCCTTATTTATACGTAATTGGAGGTAATAACGTTCCAAATCGCTTAAAAAATAGCGAGTCTGACGATAAAGTAGCACACGTTTTGTTAAATGTGTACAGAGATTGGAAAAAGAACCTGGTCCATCATAACGCCATTAATTAG
- a CDS encoding ABC transporter permease subunit yields MKQLVKFELYKLFRQKGIYITMGLMFILFSMISLSAHIPTSPYKALELKGDLQLAAENWEGAISEKKLDNASNIQELLIPKSIEGTLSEKEVAEQFVIMSLFDNETMNSLVIPNRLSELQNYMSKLSASDFSYKEALLEKNMLEDLNFETFIYSKGPQETIGFAYYSRFFTSIMILIGLATIFVNETNTGMDQLIYSSTHGRRKSITAKIFASIIYVLFVILSWLTFDVLMNMYVYGNSGWDAPIQMITQHTPYNLTMLEFFLIQTGIHILVAIAFMTLVLVVSALSKNTLMSFIISASIFILPTISFSIPFWDYVMKYSFANFITAPDFVNSFHAINLFGIPVLDPLVHYPMIFLLSIILLIAIYRTIKRKQIA; encoded by the coding sequence ATGAAGCAGCTAGTAAAGTTTGAGCTATACAAATTATTTCGTCAAAAAGGCATTTACATTACTATGGGACTCATGTTTATCCTCTTTAGTATGATTAGTTTAAGTGCACATATACCAACCTCCCCATATAAGGCTTTGGAGTTAAAGGGTGATTTACAGTTAGCGGCGGAAAATTGGGAAGGAGCTATTTCTGAGAAGAAATTAGATAATGCGTCAAATATACAAGAATTGCTTATACCGAAAAGTATTGAAGGTACATTATCAGAAAAAGAAGTTGCTGAACAATTTGTGATAATGTCTCTATTTGATAATGAAACGATGAATAGTTTAGTAATTCCTAATAGATTATCTGAACTTCAAAATTATATGAGTAAATTAAGCGCGAGTGATTTTTCATACAAGGAAGCTTTGTTAGAAAAAAATATGTTAGAAGATTTGAATTTTGAAACATTCATTTATAGTAAAGGTCCACAAGAAACAATTGGGTTCGCATATTATTCTCGCTTTTTTACAAGTATAATGATCTTAATCGGTTTAGCTACAATATTTGTGAATGAAACGAATACGGGGATGGATCAGTTAATATATAGTAGTACACATGGTCGTCGTAAGAGTATCACAGCAAAAATTTTCGCGTCCATCATTTACGTATTGTTTGTGATTTTGTCTTGGTTAACATTTGATGTTTTAATGAACATGTATGTTTATGGGAATAGCGGATGGGATGCACCTATCCAAATGATCACACAGCATACACCATATAACTTGACTATGTTGGAGTTTTTTCTTATTCAAACCGGCATTCATATTCTAGTTGCTATTGCTTTTATGACATTAGTTTTAGTAGTGTCTGCACTTTCAAAAAATACATTAATGTCATTCATTATTAGTGCATCGATCTTTATCTTACCAACAATTTCATTTAGCATTCCGTTTTGGGATTATGTGATGAAGTATAGTTTTGCGAACTTCATAACTGCACCTGATTTTGTTAATTCGTTCCATGCAATTAATTTGTTTGGCATTCCAGTCTTAGACCCATTGGTACATTATCCTATGATTTTTCTACTTAGCATCATTTTATTGATTGCTATATATAGAACGATTAAGAGGAAGCAAATAGCATAG
- the cydS gene encoding cytochrome bd oxidase small subunit CydS has translation MNNFIIFYAPILIVIASLIFAFWLAPKDDVIKK, from the coding sequence ATGAATAACTTTATTATTTTCTATGCACCTATATTAATCGTTATTGCATCATTAATTTTCGCGTTTTGGCTGGCACCTAAAGATGATGTTATTAAAAAATAA
- a CDS encoding cytochrome d ubiquinol oxidase subunit II: protein MTLQVIGISVLWLFLFGYVIVASIDFGAGFFNAYSILKHKEHILTKLIQRYLSPVWEVTNVFLVFFFVGMIGFFPKTAFYYGTTLLIPASLAIILIAIRGSYYAFATYGKPQKKTYTMLYGLTGLFIPASLSIVLTISEGGFVTINSSGPILNYVDLFTNPLTWSIVILSLSAVLYISAVFLTWYAYYAQDHKATELLRKYALVSAFPTIVTASGIIFELRSHNSVHYERLLDLWWMFGLSFFLFIGTVFLLWKRKAFGIAFGLLVGQFFLAFFGYGASHYPYLMYPYLTMYDSFTNDTMAIALIIAFIAGLGLLIPSLYLLLKLFLFDKGYVQGKGNNHA, encoded by the coding sequence ATGACTCTTCAAGTAATTGGTATTTCAGTGTTATGGCTCTTTCTCTTTGGCTATGTAATTGTGGCTTCTATTGATTTTGGTGCTGGATTTTTTAATGCGTATAGCATACTTAAACATAAGGAGCATATTTTAACGAAGCTCATCCAACGTTATTTGTCACCAGTTTGGGAAGTTACAAACGTTTTTCTCGTTTTTTTCTTCGTAGGTATGATTGGTTTTTTTCCAAAAACCGCATTTTATTATGGTACAACATTACTAATTCCAGCTAGCTTAGCGATAATACTCATAGCCATTAGAGGATCTTATTACGCTTTTGCAACTTATGGTAAGCCCCAAAAAAAGACGTATACGATGTTGTACGGTCTTACAGGTTTGTTTATACCTGCATCATTGTCTATCGTTTTAACCATTTCAGAAGGAGGCTTTGTGACAATAAATTCATCCGGTCCAATACTTAATTATGTGGATTTGTTCACAAATCCCTTGACATGGAGTATTGTCATTCTTAGTTTGTCCGCTGTTCTATATATATCTGCTGTATTTTTAACATGGTATGCTTATTATGCACAAGATCACAAAGCAACAGAATTATTAAGAAAATATGCTCTCGTTTCGGCATTTCCAACCATTGTTACAGCCTCAGGGATTATTTTTGAATTACGTTCACATAACTCAGTTCACTATGAGCGTTTACTAGATTTATGGTGGATGTTTGGTTTGTCATTTTTCTTATTTATTGGTACTGTGTTTTTACTATGGAAACGAAAAGCATTTGGAATAGCATTTGGATTGTTAGTAGGTCAATTTTTTCTAGCTTTCTTTGGGTATGGCGCATCGCATTATCCGTATTTAATGTATCCATATCTTACAATGTACGATAGCTTTACAAATGATACAATGGCAATTGCGTTAATTATTGCGTTTATTGCTGGACTAGGATTACTCATTCCTTCTCTCTACCTTTTGTTGAAGCTTTTTCTATTTGATAAGGGTTACGTTCAAGGTAAAGGTAACAATCATGCATAA
- a CDS encoding putative holin-like toxin: MTVFEALMFAVAFAALVISMLSFNKNDKK; encoded by the coding sequence ATGACGGTATTTGAAGCGTTGATGTTCGCTGTAGCGTTTGCTGCTCTCGTCATTTCAATGCTGTCTTTTAACAAAAACGACAAAAAATAG
- a CDS encoding YafY family protein gives MKKMERLVGIIYALKEHEQLTAKQISDLFEVSERTIYRDIEALSQLNIPIISLEGFGGGYQIDDNYFIPSVAFNEKEILYLLMSLRLGEIIKVPNMQEDYVSLKYKLLNILDNNKKEKYLTLLDKITFFINDIFPGSYKNDVTQIIIDSFLEYKNIVIQYYSPQTNELIEREVTPYQLFFDSGGWYINSFCHLRKQDRCFRLDRIKQIRISENTYSSTSLDELMQNKKQGQDDKINVTLSMDKNLYETVKHDYMFLDSVVKECGDLVTLQLWSYVDDVIRLSITNIDEVKIIEPPNLITHLTEKCQQIMKKYKQH, from the coding sequence ATGAAAAAGATGGAGCGGTTGGTTGGAATTATTTATGCATTAAAAGAACACGAACAGCTCACAGCTAAGCAAATATCAGATCTATTTGAAGTAAGTGAAAGAACGATTTATAGGGATATAGAGGCACTAAGTCAATTAAACATACCTATCATATCCTTAGAAGGATTTGGTGGAGGTTATCAAATAGATGATAATTATTTCATACCAAGTGTTGCTTTTAACGAAAAAGAAATCTTATATTTATTAATGAGCTTGCGGTTAGGAGAAATCATTAAAGTTCCGAATATGCAAGAAGACTACGTATCATTAAAGTATAAGCTACTTAACATTCTAGATAATAATAAGAAGGAAAAATATCTTACTTTATTAGATAAAATAACTTTTTTTATTAATGATATTTTCCCCGGTTCTTATAAGAATGATGTAACTCAAATTATTATTGATAGTTTTCTTGAATACAAAAATATAGTAATACAATACTACTCACCTCAAACAAATGAACTGATTGAAAGGGAAGTAACTCCATATCAACTATTCTTTGATAGCGGTGGTTGGTATATTAATAGTTTTTGTCACCTAAGAAAGCAGGATAGATGCTTTAGATTAGACAGAATAAAGCAGATAAGAATTTCAGAAAATACATATTCTTCAACGTCACTAGATGAATTAATGCAAAACAAGAAGCAAGGGCAAGACGATAAAATAAATGTTACGTTATCAATGGATAAGAACTTATATGAAACAGTTAAACATGATTATATGTTTCTAGATTCTGTAGTAAAAGAATGTGGAGATTTAGTTACGTTACAGCTTTGGTCGTATGTTGATGATGTTATAAGATTATCTATAACGAATATAGATGAAGTGAAAATTATTGAACCACCTAATCTAATAACTCACTTAACTGAAAAGTGTCAACAAATCATGAAAAAATATAAACAACACTGA
- a CDS encoding metalloregulator ArsR/SmtB family transcription factor: MSITDFYRAIADPIRRTILSMLSHNEKNQSEIVNRFNISQPAIKKHLKILKEEELIYERREGRYCLYGLKMEIFQKQYGMLKQELEAVLDQKLASLKNYLEEDDD; the protein is encoded by the coding sequence GTGAGTATAACAGATTTTTATCGTGCAATTGCAGACCCCATTAGGAGAACCATTTTATCGATGCTATCACATAATGAAAAAAACCAATCTGAGATAGTAAATAGATTCAATATTTCTCAACCAGCTATAAAAAAACACTTAAAGATTTTAAAAGAAGAGGAGTTGATTTATGAAAGAAGAGAGGGAAGATACTGTTTGTACGGTTTGAAAATGGAGATATTTCAAAAACAATATGGGATGTTGAAACAAGAGCTAGAGGCAGTATTAGATCAAAAGCTTGCGAGCTTAAAAAATTATTTAGAGGAGGATGATGATTAA